The candidate division WOR-3 bacterium DNA window TGCGGATTGAGAATACCGGTTCAAATCAATCATACTGTCAGAAAATCCTTAAGTTAGAATAATAACTAACCGGTGGGGTGGAGTTAATTGCTCCACCCCACTCTCTCTTGGTAGAGGTAAGATATGTATTTATTTCTTGTTTTCCAAATTCTTTTCTGTGGCTTCCAGCAGAAGTGGTATATATCTAAAGGTGTTCAAGGGGCTGTAGGAAGAATATTTGATACTGATTATGACCAAGATGGATATAGCGAATTGGTTTTTACTCCTTATTATCCTATATATGGTCTTTTTTTCTGTGAACTCCATTTGCCGAGTACCTGGGAGATAGATTCTTTCCCTTATGTTTCTTATCCGATCTTAATGGATATTGGTGACTTTGATTTAGATGGTTTACCTAATTTGGTATTACAAGAAGATTTCGGTGACTTTCCAAACGGACCTCCTGTTCCCGGTATCTCCATTGCTGAATCCCCTGATTCCTTTTCCTATCCCACCCAGGAAGTGTGGAGAGATACGGTGGGACCACCTCTTGTTCTGCCAGTATGTGCTTTTGATATTGACTCGGACGGATTCCCAGAAATTGTCAAAAATAGAGCTACTCCTTACGGATATCTTGGGATTTATGAATCTATAGGTAATAATCAATATGATTTAATTTTTGCTACTAATCCTGATACAACTGGCAGCGAGGCGCCTGCAGCAACTATAGCTTTTGGAGATTTCGACGGCGACAACAAAATTGAATTTGTGCCCGCTGGAGCCGATGAGTGGTATTGGATTTATGAATGCATTGGAGATAATAGTTACGAAAAGGTTGCTCAAGGATATTTACTTACACATAATATTCGTGACTGTTTCACCGTCCCCGATGCCGATGGTGATGGTAAGTTGGAGTTTGTGGTTAAAGGATTTGTTGTGCCTGATGCCCGGACTGATTGTTTTATCTTTGAGGCAACAGGAAATAATACCTACCAAATGATTAAATCCTTCCATCTTCCTAATGCTCAGCACTGGGACTATGGCGGTGGCTATTCGGATGTGGGTGATATTGATGGTGATTCAATACCTGAAATCTGCCTTGAGGCAGCGAGTTATGTCTATATTATCAAGTCAGCAGGAAATGATTCATTCTATGTATGGCAGACATTGTCGGGAAATTCTTTAGGCTCATCAATCAGAATTACCAATGACCTTGACAATAATGGCTTAAATGAAATTGTAATATCAGGTAATAATCATACCCGAATCTATGAAAAGACTCCTTTTGTCACCTGGTTCTGTCCGGTTCGGTATGATACATTCTGGGCTAATGATACCGTCTATCCCAGATGGAAACTTGATGAAACAATTGTCCTTGATTCATTGAGATTATATTGGGCACATCCAATTTTGGGTTGTCATCTAATCTATCAGGGTTTGCCTCAAGATACAATCTGCCAGTGGGTAGTCCCTGATACCCAGAGTAATATGGGGAATAAACTCTGGCTGGTGGTAAAAGGCAATGGCAGATATGATTCCACATCTTCGCCGGTCTTTTATATCAAAAGACATACTGGAGTTGAAGAAACCAAAATTTCGCAATCCGCAATCCAAAATCCGAAATTAGAAGTCTCTCCTAATCCATTCAAAAATCACTGCATTATTAAATTCCAAATCCCTGATAATTTCGCAATCTACAATCCGAAATCCGAAATTTCAATAAGAATTTATGATGTTTCGGGCAGGCTGGTTAAAGATCTTCCTCGGTTAACGGTAAACGGTGAACGGTCAACGGTCGCGTGGAACGGCGATGATGATTCAGGTCGCAAGACGCCTGCCGGCGTATATTTTGTACGTTTAGAGGTTAGTGATTTCAAAAAGATAGAGAAGACAGTATTGTTGAAATAGTTTCGCAATATTACAATTTTAGGGCTTGACTTTTACAAAAAAATGGTAAAATTATAATATACAAGGAGGAATTATGTTCAGTAAATTGTTCGCGGTATTATTACTTGGAGCTGGTATCATTCAGGCAAAAATTGTGCCCGCGAACATTGATAAAAAAGGGATTGATGAAGAAAATGTAATATCTGATCCTCATTATCCATACATACCACTACTCAATATTGTCGTGGTTGATTCCGGGAGTGAATATTCAATGTGGACTCAACAGCATGAATGTCTGGCATACAACCCCGTAATTGGTGGTCTGCAATTTGTCTGCAGGAGCTATAATATCAGTGGCAAGCTCGATGTCTGGCAGAGTGATAGCATTTTTAGTATATTTGTACTGGATCAACAGATTGGAGGTGGCAGGTATCCACATTCAATCGCCTCACACCCAGGACCCCATATATCTTTTCCATATCTAATTGCGGGTGCCTGGGGTAGTATGGCTGCACAATATGAGAGGGGTGGATGGTATTCTTCTCAGTGGGATACAGTAGTTGATGTTGGGGGTGGTAATGTCCATACATTTAAATGTATCGGTAAACAACTACCTGATGGGAACATTTGTTTTATTGGTTTAACCGGTGATAACAGTATTATCTTCAGGACCTGGAATTATGACCTGAGCCAGCAACTTGCCAGTGGAGTTGTAGCACCGGCAACGAGTTATTACTGGGGGTTTGATGTGAATGGTGGGATTGCACACATCTTTTGGTATGATGATAATTTGAATGTTTATTACAAAACCACGACCGATGGTATTAGCTGGAGTCAAACTCAGATCTACAATTTAGTCTGGCCCCAGCCATTTACGAATAATGTTTTCTACTGGGGGCAGATGGCACTCACTGATGGAGGCAACCCGATTCTTGTATTCGATATAGTAAATGGTGATGATACTGAATACCCGTATGAAGGCAAAATTTATGTTTCCATTGCTCCTGGTCAGCCATGCATTGAAGTTGGTGTTTCAACCCAAGGCGCAGAAAATTTCTATCCCACAATTGCCACTGGGGGTAATTATGTCGTTGTCCTTTTCGGCAAGACGAGGAACGGCAGTGGCCCATATACATTCTGGGATATTTATTATAATTATTCAGCGGACAATGGATTGACCTGGCATACACCGATAAATTTGACCACAAATATCACTGACCACAACAATTGTCTCTGGCAGATTGCCAAACGGGTTGTCCCAGCTGGTTATGGTCAGTTCTTCTTTGTGTTTGGTGCAGGAATAAACGATCCGATGTTGGATTTATATTGGGATATAATTAATGGTGGAGTAAATTCTGCCCGCTGGTATGTGGCACGGAATAAGATTCTGGGCGTGGAAGAAAAGAAAAATCGGGCTTTGCCCTTCCTGAATGATTTTAAAGTGATATCCAACCCGGCACACAATGAGTTTTTCATCTTCTTTGTTATGCAACAGGAAGGAATTGTCGGCATTGATTTATATGATGCAATAGGCAGAAAAGTCCGCACTCTTACCAAAAGAAAACTCGTTCCGGGATATCACAAATTAAAAATTGTTTTGAATCCAGAACGCCAGATTGCGAAAGGTGTTTACTTTATTAAGATAAAAACCGATTTTGTGGAGAAAGCCCTGAAATTTATAATAGAATAACAAAACGCCAAATTTTATTGAATAAGCTCATTATTGTTAATACACTGCATTAACAAACGAAATAAGACAATCAATTTTCAAGATTATTCTTTGCCACTGCCTTTCTACTAAAATGCTGGCTGCTTATTAGATAAATTGCAAATTCTAAATTTATTTTATTGACATAACCCTTATTTCGGATATAATTAGCCATGGCGAAAAAAACCCCTTTTTATGAAAAACATTTGCAATATGGTGCTAAGATTGTGGAATTTGCTGGGTTTTTCATGCCCATACAGTTCGAAGGTATCATCCCTGAGCATGAAACCGTGCGGAGTGGTGTAGGTGTCTTTGATGTTTCCCACATGGGTGAGATAGAGATAACCGGACCAGAAAGGATAGAGTTTGCCAATTACATCACTACGAATGATGTCTCAAAACTTGCACTTAATCAGGTCCAATATTCCGCAATGTTGTACCCGGATGGTGGGATTGTTGATGATTTGCTCGTTTATAATTTAAAAGACCGAATCCTTCTGGTCGTGAACGCCGCTAACACCGAAAAAGATTACCATTGGATACTCCAGAACAAAAAATTCAATGTGGAAATCAAAAATTTAAGCGATGAAATCGGACAGCTCGCAATCCAAGGACCAAAATCCGAACAGCTGATGCAAAAGATTGTGGACTTTGATCTATCCCAGTTGAAATACTATTGGGCAACAGAGACCAAAATAAAAGAGATTGATGTTCTGCTTTCACGGACCGGTTATACTGGTGAAGACGGCTTTGAGGTCTATATGGCGGCAAAGGATGGTTTAAAGATCTGGGATACTATCTTTGAGGTGGGTAAGGATTTAAATGTAAAACCTATCGGCCTTGGTGCCCGGGACACATTGAGGTTTGAGATGCGTTATTGTCTTTATGGAAACGATATCGATAAGACCACCAATCCCTTGGAAGCAGGATTGGGTTGGATTGTTAAATTTGAAAAGGGAGACTTTATCGGAAGAGAGGCATTGCTCAAAATCAAGGAATCTGGTTTAAAAAGAAAACTGGTAGGGTTTGAGGTTATTGATAAGGGGATACCACGTCCCCACCAGAAAATCATCAATGGGAGCAAGGAAATCGGATATGTGACCTCGGGGACCTTCTCCCCTTCTCTTAAAAAAGGAATCGGAATGGGTTATGTGGAGGTTCAATACTCCGAACCAGGAACAAAATTTAGAGTAATAGGCAAAGAACCAATATCGGTTGAAGTAATAAAGGGACCATTTTACAAAAAGGGAACTCATAAATAATAGGAGGTTAGATGGCTAATGTCCTTGAAGGGCTAAAGTATACCCGAGAACATGAATGGGCAAAGGTGGAAGGTAATATTGTAATTACCGGAATCACCGATTATGCCCAGTCCGAACTATCGGATATCGTCATGGTAGAACCCCCAAAAATCGGCACGACCATTAAGGCCGGTGATGCTGTGGGAACGATTGAAGCCGTAAAGGCCGTGAGCGACCTCTTTGCTCCGGTGAGCGGAGAAGTGATTGAAGTCAATGAAAAAGTTATTAAAGACCCTGGAATTATCAATAGAGATCCTTATAATGAAGGCTGGTTATATAAAATAAAAATGAGCAATCCGGCTGAGGTAGAAAACCTCCTTTCAGCCGAACAATATAGAGAACTGATAGCTGGGCACTGATGCATTACCTTCCTTTAACACCCCAAGACGAAGAAAAAATTCTCCACCGCCTCGGTGTTGGGTCTTTTAATGAGTTGGTTGATAAAATCATTCCGCCCGAATTACAGTTCCAGGGGCAAATCGGTCTGCCACCTGCGGCTTCAGAGATTGAGACAAGAAAAATCCTCCATAAACTTGCCATCGCTAACTGTAATACCAATGATTATATCTCATTTCTTGGTGCAGGTGTTTATGACCATTATATCCCGGCGATAATTGACAGCATAATTTCCCGTAGTGAATTTTATACAGCCTATACCCCCTACCAGGCAGAGGTCTCCCAGGGCACCCTCCAGACAATCTTTGAATACCAGAGTGCGATTTGTGAGTTGACCGGTATGGAAGTGGCGAATGCCTCTATGTATGACGGTGGATCGGCACTTGCCGAGGCCTGCCACATGGCGTGCGCAATCAAAGAACGGAAAAATGTGTTGCTTTCGGAACTCATCCATCCCTTCTATCAAAAAGTTGTGCGAACCTACTTAAAGGAATGTGGAATAGAGATCGTGCCTATCCCTCATAAAGATGGCTTAACGGATCTGGAACGATTAGAGGATTTAATCGATGACCATACTGCTGGTGTTGCGATCCAACATCCCAATTTTTATGGTCATCTGGAATCAGTCAAAGAGATTTCCGAGATTACTCATAAAAATGGAGCACTACTGATAAGCGTGGTCGACCCATTATCCTTGGGAATAATTGCACCTCCGGGTGAATATGATGCAGATATTGCAGTGGGTGAAGGACAGGGAATGGGTATTGCTCAGGGCTTTGGTGGTCCCCTTCTGGGCATATTTGCAACCAAAATGGAGTTTGTCAAATTCATGCCCGGAAGAATCGTAGGTGAGACGATAGATGCGGAAGGAAAACGGGGGTTTGTCCTTACCCTCCAGACCCGGGAGCAACATATCCGGAGAGAAAAAGCGACTTCCAACATCTGCACCAATGAGGCATTATGTGCCCTAAGTTCGCTGATTTATCTTTGTGCGATGGGTAAAATGGGTATAATTGAGGTTGGAAATCAGTGCTACGCAAAGAGTCATTACCTCTACAATCTTTTGAAAGAAATAAAATGGATTAGACCTGTTTATTCTGCAGAATTTTTTAAAGAATTTGTGATTGAAACCGAAAAACCTGCCCACGAATTGGTCAATAGACTTCTGGAATATAAAATATTCGCCGGGGTCCCGCTTTCAATTTTTGATAGAAATAACCAGAACCACCTCCTCATCGCGGTTACGGAAAAAAGAACCAAAGAAGAAATCGAACAATTTATAGAACTTCTTTCAAAAATCCTTTAAAAATCTCGACCCCCCTTCCCCGCCCATGCGTCTTTTTTTCATCGGTGATATCATTGGCGAACCCGGACGCAAAAAAATTCGCGAATGTCTTCATGAAATCATCAAAAATGAAGGCATCTTCTTCACCATCGCCCAGGGTGAAAACATTGCCGGCGGTATTGGTGTCACCGAAAAGACTGCCCAAGAAATCTTCAATGCGGGAGTAGATTGTATAACCACCGGTAATCATGTTTGGAAATATAAAGAAATATACCCTTACCTTGAGACCGAATGCAGAATTTTAAGACCCGCAAACTATCCTGAAGGCGCTCCAGGCAGAGGATACTATATATATGAGAAAATGGGAATAAAAATCGGTGTCATCAATCTTGAAGGAAGGGTATTTATGAGACCCCTTGACGACCCTTTCCGAGTGGGGAAAAAAATCGTGGAGGAAATAAAAAAAATAACAAAAAATATCTTCATCGATTTTCACGCAGAAGCCACAAGCGAAAAGAGAACCCTGGCATTCTATTTAGGTGATCATGTGACTGGTATTATTGGTACCCACACCCATGTTCCCACCGCTGATGAACAGATCATCAACAATCGATGTGCCTATATTACCGATGTGGGAATGGTTGGATCAATCGATTCAATAATTGGGATGAAAAAAGAAGAAGTATTGAAACAGTTTCTTTTTCAAATGCCACAAAAATTTCAAGTGGCGAAACACAATATTACCGGCAATGCAGTTATTATTGATTTTGACGAAGAAAAAGGGATAGCCTTAGGAATAAGACGCTTTCAATTTTAACCTTTCTTATAACATATTATACTTTTGTGCAACATAGCAAACACGGGGTCCTTAAAAATCCTTTATTTTACGAGACTTAAGTCTATGATGGTGGGCATAAAATTTGCCTATTAAATTTAGCAGAAAGGAGAAAAAATGAACAAAATAATTATTTGTCTCATGCTTATTTTTGCGTCTATTTATGGAGGACGCTTAGGGATTGGTTTTGGTCTCAATACCAGATACCAGGAAGATTATCTGCCGCAAAACTATCGCAATTTGATGGAAAACTTCTTCTGGGGCGAATTTCGTATTTCCGCAGAGGGCCTACCTTATATGTTCATCGAACCGGTTGGTATGATCTTTCATGACGCCGTAAAGAATCACTTTCTCCCGGGAGTTGGTTTGAGGATAAATATTGCACCCCGAATAGGTAAATTCTTTTTGGGACCATTCTTTGGATTTGAAGGTGATATTCTGTTTTACAATCCACGAAGCGAGTTCAGGGATGCTTTCTATGCTAATAAATTACAAGACTATTTTGAGAACTCCCATCCCCGTGGAATGGGAAGCGGCTACGGTGGTCTCTCTCTATATCTGGGCAAAAGCACCTCCCTTGACTGCCATTATCGATATCTCTACTTAGCTCCGGGAATGGGCATAGAAATGGTGGGCATAAATTTAACCTTTTATCTTAACTGGTAAAAGAATCGCTCTCTTTCTTTACTCTCTACATTGGACCTTGTTGAGAATCAGAAGGAACTATTAATTCCTAAAGAAAAATAAAAGCCAATCCCCAATATCATTTTCGTCAGAAGAAAAATCATTAAAAAGATCTATAGACGGAGATAAGGGCAACCACGCCAGTAATAATCAAATTTC harbors:
- a CDS encoding TIGR00282 family metallophosphoesterase, with the translated sequence MRLFFIGDIIGEPGRKKIRECLHEIIKNEGIFFTIAQGENIAGGIGVTEKTAQEIFNAGVDCITTGNHVWKYKEIYPYLETECRILRPANYPEGAPGRGYYIYEKMGIKIGVINLEGRVFMRPLDDPFRVGKKIVEEIKKITKNIFIDFHAEATSEKRTLAFYLGDHVTGIIGTHTHVPTADEQIINNRCAYITDVGMVGSIDSIIGMKKEEVLKQFLFQMPQKFQVAKHNITGNAVIIDFDEEKGIALGIRRFQF
- the gcvPA gene encoding aminomethyl-transferring glycine dehydrogenase subunit GcvPA, with the translated sequence MHYLPLTPQDEEKILHRLGVGSFNELVDKIIPPELQFQGQIGLPPAASEIETRKILHKLAIANCNTNDYISFLGAGVYDHYIPAIIDSIISRSEFYTAYTPYQAEVSQGTLQTIFEYQSAICELTGMEVANASMYDGGSALAEACHMACAIKERKNVLLSELIHPFYQKVVRTYLKECGIEIVPIPHKDGLTDLERLEDLIDDHTAGVAIQHPNFYGHLESVKEISEITHKNGALLISVVDPLSLGIIAPPGEYDADIAVGEGQGMGIAQGFGGPLLGIFATKMEFVKFMPGRIVGETIDAEGKRGFVLTLQTREQHIRREKATSNICTNEALCALSSLIYLCAMGKMGIIEVGNQCYAKSHYLYNLLKEIKWIRPVYSAEFFKEFVIETEKPAHELVNRLLEYKIFAGVPLSIFDRNNQNHLLIAVTEKRTKEEIEQFIELLSKIL
- a CDS encoding T9SS type A sorting domain-containing protein yields the protein MFSKLFAVLLLGAGIIQAKIVPANIDKKGIDEENVISDPHYPYIPLLNIVVVDSGSEYSMWTQQHECLAYNPVIGGLQFVCRSYNISGKLDVWQSDSIFSIFVLDQQIGGGRYPHSIASHPGPHISFPYLIAGAWGSMAAQYERGGWYSSQWDTVVDVGGGNVHTFKCIGKQLPDGNICFIGLTGDNSIIFRTWNYDLSQQLASGVVAPATSYYWGFDVNGGIAHIFWYDDNLNVYYKTTTDGISWSQTQIYNLVWPQPFTNNVFYWGQMALTDGGNPILVFDIVNGDDTEYPYEGKIYVSIAPGQPCIEVGVSTQGAENFYPTIATGGNYVVVLFGKTRNGSGPYTFWDIYYNYSADNGLTWHTPINLTTNITDHNNCLWQIAKRVVPAGYGQFFFVFGAGINDPMLDLYWDIINGGVNSARWYVARNKILGVEEKKNRALPFLNDFKVISNPAHNEFFIFFVMQQEGIVGIDLYDAIGRKVRTLTKRKLVPGYHKLKIVLNPERQIAKGVYFIKIKTDFVEKALKFIIE
- the gcvH gene encoding glycine cleavage system protein GcvH translates to MANVLEGLKYTREHEWAKVEGNIVITGITDYAQSELSDIVMVEPPKIGTTIKAGDAVGTIEAVKAVSDLFAPVSGEVIEVNEKVIKDPGIINRDPYNEGWLYKIKMSNPAEVENLLSAEQYRELIAGH
- the gcvT gene encoding glycine cleavage system aminomethyltransferase GcvT, which codes for MAKKTPFYEKHLQYGAKIVEFAGFFMPIQFEGIIPEHETVRSGVGVFDVSHMGEIEITGPERIEFANYITTNDVSKLALNQVQYSAMLYPDGGIVDDLLVYNLKDRILLVVNAANTEKDYHWILQNKKFNVEIKNLSDEIGQLAIQGPKSEQLMQKIVDFDLSQLKYYWATETKIKEIDVLLSRTGYTGEDGFEVYMAAKDGLKIWDTIFEVGKDLNVKPIGLGARDTLRFEMRYCLYGNDIDKTTNPLEAGLGWIVKFEKGDFIGREALLKIKESGLKRKLVGFEVIDKGIPRPHQKIINGSKEIGYVTSGTFSPSLKKGIGMGYVEVQYSEPGTKFRVIGKEPISVEVIKGPFYKKGTHK
- a CDS encoding T9SS type A sorting domain-containing protein, coding for MYLFLVFQILFCGFQQKWYISKGVQGAVGRIFDTDYDQDGYSELVFTPYYPIYGLFFCELHLPSTWEIDSFPYVSYPILMDIGDFDLDGLPNLVLQEDFGDFPNGPPVPGISIAESPDSFSYPTQEVWRDTVGPPLVLPVCAFDIDSDGFPEIVKNRATPYGYLGIYESIGNNQYDLIFATNPDTTGSEAPAATIAFGDFDGDNKIEFVPAGADEWYWIYECIGDNSYEKVAQGYLLTHNIRDCFTVPDADGDGKLEFVVKGFVVPDARTDCFIFEATGNNTYQMIKSFHLPNAQHWDYGGGYSDVGDIDGDSIPEICLEAASYVYIIKSAGNDSFYVWQTLSGNSLGSSIRITNDLDNNGLNEIVISGNNHTRIYEKTPFVTWFCPVRYDTFWANDTVYPRWKLDETIVLDSLRLYWAHPILGCHLIYQGLPQDTICQWVVPDTQSNMGNKLWLVVKGNGRYDSTSSPVFYIKRHTGVEETKISQSAIQNPKLEVSPNPFKNHCIIKFQIPDNFAIYNPKSEISIRIYDVSGRLVKDLPRLTVNGERSTVAWNGDDDSGRKTPAGVYFVRLEVSDFKKIEKTVLLK